A stretch of Candidatus Eisenbacteria bacterium DNA encodes these proteins:
- the rpoZ gene encoding DNA-directed RNA polymerase subunit omega produces the protein MDEKAGVLRSSNIPSKYELIIVAAKEARRLNELSRVTGLNLGGKVTNVALEEALKGNVLYRYRENPDDVVVEPVVEAEE, from the coding sequence GTGGACGAGAAGGCAGGCGTGCTTCGATCGAGCAACATTCCCAGCAAATACGAGCTGATCATCGTCGCGGCCAAAGAGGCGCGGCGCTTGAATGAGCTGTCCCGCGTTACGGGCCTCAACCTGGGCGGAAAAGTCACGAACGTCGCCCTCGAGGAGGCCTTGAAGGGCAACGTCCTCTACCGCTACCGGGAGAACCCCGATGACGTCGTGGTCGAGCCGGTGGTGGAGGCGGAGGAGTAG